In Aeromicrobium marinum DSM 15272, one genomic interval encodes:
- a CDS encoding polyribonucleotide nucleotidyltransferase, with translation MTESTLHTVETVIDNGRFGTRTVRFETGVLAQQAAGSVSAYLDDDTMLLSATTAGRHPKEFLDFFPLTIDVEERMYAAGRIPGSFFRREGRPSEDAILTCRLIDRPLRPTFKKGLRNEVQVVINVMALNPDTPYDVLAINAASASTQISGLPFTGPVGATRVALIDGQWVAFPSHSQLEEAVFDMVVAGRIAAQADGSSDVAIMMVEAESTEATWDLVQSGVQAPTEEVVAGGLEAAKVAIRQMCEAQSELAAAAAKPVKDFPIFLDYEDDAFDAVAEVASGDLAQALTILHKADREERESEIKANVVEQLGERFEGREKELGAALRSLTKSLVRDRVLRDKVRIDGRGLADIRELSAEVSVIPRVHGSALFQRGETQILGVTTLNMLDLEQKLDTLSPETKRRYMHNYNFPPFSTGETGRVGSPKRREIGHGALAGRALLPVLPTREEFPYAIRQVSEALSSNGSTSMGSVCASTLGLLNAGVPLRAPVAGIAMGLISGEVDGRTEYVTLTDILGAEDAFGDMDFKVAGTPEFITALQLDTKLDGIPADVLAGALNQAKGARLTILDVMAQAIDEPDEMSPYAPRIITIKIPVDKIGEVIGPKGKVINQLQDDTGAKISIDDDGTVYVGADNGDAAEAARAAINAIANPTMPEVGERYLGTVVKVVDFGAFISLSPGKDGLLHISKLRDLNGGQRVNNVEDVVSVGQKIQVEIAELGDRGKISLVPVSESSEEPATETADA, from the coding sequence ATGACGGAATCCACCCTCCACACCGTCGAGACCGTGATCGACAACGGTCGCTTCGGCACCCGCACCGTCCGGTTCGAGACCGGCGTGCTCGCCCAGCAGGCCGCCGGCTCGGTGTCGGCGTACCTCGACGACGACACCATGCTGCTGTCGGCCACCACGGCCGGCCGCCACCCGAAGGAGTTCCTCGACTTCTTCCCGCTCACGATCGACGTCGAGGAGCGCATGTACGCCGCGGGTCGCATCCCCGGTTCGTTCTTCCGTCGCGAGGGCCGCCCCAGCGAGGACGCGATCCTCACCTGCCGCCTGATCGACCGTCCGCTGCGCCCGACCTTCAAGAAGGGCCTGCGCAACGAGGTCCAGGTCGTCATCAACGTGATGGCGCTCAACCCCGACACCCCGTACGACGTGCTGGCCATCAACGCCGCGTCGGCGTCGACGCAGATCTCGGGCCTGCCGTTCACCGGGCCGGTCGGCGCCACCCGCGTCGCACTGATCGACGGCCAGTGGGTCGCGTTCCCGTCGCACAGCCAGCTCGAGGAGGCCGTGTTCGACATGGTCGTCGCGGGTCGAATCGCGGCCCAGGCCGACGGTTCCAGCGACGTCGCGATCATGATGGTCGAGGCGGAGTCGACCGAGGCCACGTGGGACCTCGTCCAGTCCGGCGTCCAGGCGCCGACCGAGGAGGTCGTGGCCGGTGGCCTCGAGGCCGCCAAGGTCGCCATCCGCCAGATGTGCGAGGCCCAGTCCGAGCTCGCCGCCGCTGCGGCCAAGCCGGTCAAGGACTTCCCGATCTTCCTCGACTACGAGGACGACGCGTTCGACGCGGTGGCCGAGGTGGCCTCCGGTGACCTCGCCCAGGCGCTCACCATCCTGCACAAGGCCGACCGCGAGGAGCGGGAGTCCGAGATCAAGGCGAACGTCGTCGAGCAGCTCGGAGAGCGGTTCGAGGGTCGCGAGAAGGAGCTGGGCGCCGCGCTGCGCTCGCTCACCAAGTCCCTCGTCCGTGACCGGGTGCTGCGTGACAAGGTCCGCATCGACGGACGCGGCCTGGCCGACATCCGCGAGCTCTCCGCCGAGGTCAGCGTCATCCCGCGCGTCCACGGCTCGGCGCTGTTCCAGCGTGGCGAGACCCAGATCCTGGGCGTGACCACGCTCAACATGCTCGACCTGGAGCAGAAGCTCGACACGCTGAGCCCCGAGACCAAGCGTCGTTACATGCACAACTACAACTTCCCGCCGTTCTCCACCGGTGAGACCGGCCGGGTCGGCTCGCCGAAGCGTCGCGAGATCGGTCACGGCGCGCTCGCGGGCCGTGCGCTGCTGCCCGTGCTGCCGACGCGCGAGGAGTTCCCCTACGCCATCCGTCAGGTCTCGGAGGCGCTCAGCTCCAACGGCTCGACGTCGATGGGCTCGGTCTGCGCGTCGACGCTGGGACTGCTCAACGCCGGTGTGCCGCTGCGCGCGCCGGTGGCGGGCATCGCGATGGGCCTGATCTCCGGTGAGGTCGACGGTCGGACCGAGTACGTCACCCTGACCGACATCCTGGGTGCCGAGGACGCGTTCGGCGACATGGACTTCAAGGTCGCCGGCACGCCGGAATTCATCACCGCCCTGCAGCTCGACACCAAGCTCGACGGCATCCCCGCCGACGTGCTGGCCGGCGCGCTGAACCAGGCCAAGGGTGCCCGTCTCACGATCCTGGACGTCATGGCGCAGGCCATCGACGAGCCGGACGAGATGAGCCCCTACGCGCCGCGGATCATCACGATCAAGATCCCGGTCGACAAGATCGGCGAGGTGATCGGCCCGAAGGGCAAGGTCATCAACCAGCTGCAGGACGACACCGGCGCGAAGATCTCGATCGACGACGACGGCACCGTCTACGTGGGCGCCGACAACGGCGACGCTGCCGAGGCCGCCCGGGCCGCGATCAACGCGATCGCCAACCCGACGATGCCCGAGGTCGGCGAGCGCTACCTCGGCACCGTGGTCAAGGTAGTCGACTTCGGCGCGTTCATCTCCCTGTCCCCGGGCAAGGACGGCCTGCTGCACATCAGCAAGCTGCGCGACCTCAACGGCGGCCAGCGCGTCAACAACGTCGAGGACGTCGTGTCGGTCGGCCAGAAGATCCAGGTCGAGATCGCCGAGCTCGGCGACCGCGGCAAGATCTCGCTGGTTCCGGTGTCCGAGAGCTCCGAGGAGCCGGCGACCGAGACCGCCGACGCCTGA
- a CDS encoding neutral/alkaline non-lysosomal ceramidase N-terminal domain-containing protein, whose translation MATSQRSFLVGRGRADITGEPWGVGMMGYGMPDQRTRGILSRQTARAFVIDDGSRRIAFVVADIGMFFQAGVDEIHVRLGRRLGGVYSADNVVLTATHTHCGPGGHGHHALYNVTTSGFHRATFERLVDGVVEAVARAHGDLSPARLVLTRGELSDASANRAREAFERNPAPDRAPFPDGVDPAATLLRFERDERLVGAIHWFAVHNTSMTNRNRLISSDNKGWAAAAWEAEDPDLVTAFAQTNAGDLSPNLDLRPGSGPTSDERENTRIIGERQLASARSLAAESGAELEPVVDVRRVHLRLARRTTADGTTGRAVLGASFAAGKLTDGPGSPLFDEGRRNPVPERVSRWFYRRRPGFADAQAPKDLFLPVGPMGWVAETFTVQLVRIGALHLVCLPFEVTVVAGLRIRTAVAAELGARVEDVLLQGYANGYGHYVTTPEEYEVQLYEGGSTLFGRHQLTAITESVVGLARAMATGTDVEPGLAPRPHRFRVNSPAGSARFERGRTLDVLVQPGPAVVGATVSARFAADHPNAVLRATYLRVERRQGDRWVTVADDASPGTTITWSRDRRLRFTADVTWVAGAPGTHRITYVGRTEVSTTTFEVG comes from the coding sequence ATGGCGACGTCGCAGCGGTCCTTCCTCGTCGGACGGGGGCGCGCCGACATCACCGGCGAGCCGTGGGGCGTCGGCATGATGGGCTACGGGATGCCCGACCAGCGCACCCGCGGCATCCTCAGCCGGCAGACCGCCCGGGCGTTCGTGATCGACGACGGGTCCCGCAGGATCGCGTTCGTCGTGGCGGACATCGGGATGTTCTTCCAGGCCGGGGTGGACGAGATCCACGTCCGGCTCGGTCGCCGCCTCGGCGGGGTCTACTCCGCCGACAACGTCGTCCTGACCGCCACCCACACCCACTGTGGGCCGGGAGGACACGGTCACCACGCGCTCTACAACGTCACGACCTCCGGGTTCCACCGAGCCACGTTCGAGCGGCTGGTCGACGGCGTGGTCGAGGCGGTCGCACGGGCTCACGGCGACCTCTCGCCCGCCCGCCTGGTGCTGACCCGTGGCGAGCTGTCCGACGCCAGCGCGAACCGGGCGCGCGAGGCGTTCGAGCGCAACCCCGCGCCCGACCGGGCGCCGTTCCCCGACGGCGTGGACCCGGCCGCCACCCTGCTGAGGTTCGAGCGGGACGAGCGGCTCGTCGGCGCGATCCACTGGTTCGCCGTGCACAACACCTCCATGACCAACCGCAACCGGCTGATCAGCTCGGACAACAAGGGGTGGGCGGCCGCGGCGTGGGAGGCCGAGGATCCGGACCTGGTCACGGCGTTCGCCCAGACCAACGCCGGTGACCTGTCGCCGAACCTGGACCTGCGGCCCGGCAGCGGTCCGACCTCGGACGAACGGGAGAACACCCGGATCATCGGTGAGCGGCAGCTGGCGTCGGCCCGATCGCTGGCTGCCGAGTCCGGTGCCGAGCTGGAGCCGGTCGTCGACGTGCGCCGGGTCCATCTCCGTCTCGCCCGCCGCACGACGGCCGACGGCACGACGGGTCGGGCCGTGCTCGGCGCCAGCTTCGCCGCCGGCAAGCTGACCGACGGTCCCGGTTCACCGCTGTTCGACGAGGGACGCCGCAACCCGGTCCCCGAACGGGTCAGCCGCTGGTTCTACCGGCGCCGCCCGGGGTTCGCCGACGCCCAGGCGCCCAAGGACCTGTTCCTCCCGGTGGGCCCCATGGGGTGGGTCGCCGAGACCTTCACGGTGCAGCTGGTGCGGATCGGCGCCCTGCACCTGGTGTGTCTGCCGTTCGAGGTCACGGTCGTCGCCGGACTGCGCATCCGCACCGCGGTGGCGGCCGAGCTCGGCGCCCGGGTGGAGGACGTGCTGCTGCAGGGCTACGCGAACGGCTACGGCCACTACGTCACGACCCCCGAGGAGTACGAGGTCCAGCTCTACGAGGGCGGCTCGACCCTGTTCGGCCGTCATCAGCTGACGGCCATCACCGAGTCGGTCGTCGGTCTGGCGCGGGCGATGGCCACCGGTACCGACGTCGAGCCGGGTCTGGCGCCGCGGCCGCACCGCTTCCGGGTGAACAGCCCTGCCGGTTCGGCCCGGTTCGAGCGAGGGCGGACGCTGGACGTCCTCGTCCAGCCCGGGCCGGCCGTGGTCGGAGCCACCGTCTCGGCGCGGTTCGCGGCCGACCACCCCAACGCGGTGCTGCGCGCCACCTACCTGCGGGTCGAGCGTCGCCAGGGCGACCGCTGGGTCACGGTGGCCGACGACGCATCGCCCGGCACCACGATCACCTGGTCGCGCGACCGGCGCCTGCGGTTCACCGCCGACGTCACCTGGGTGGCCGGCGCCCCCGGCACCCACCGGATCACCTACGTCGGTCGGACCGAGGTCTCGACCACAACGTTCGAGGTGGGCTGA
- the dapB gene encoding 4-hydroxy-tetrahydrodipicolinate reductase, protein MTRVAVLGAKGRMGSEAVRALEAADGLEVVAQIDVGDDLDLIAAAGAEVALDLTQPDVALDHVLWCIEHGVHVVVGTSGFDDTRVATVGGRLGASPEVEVLVVPNFSVGAVLMMRFAAVAAPFFESVEVIEMHHPDKVDAPSGTATRTAEMIAEARRAAGSPELPDATTTDPGGARGGVVAGIPVHAVRARGFVASQEVLLGGVGESLTVRHDSHDRASFMPGVVAAVRAVGARPGVTVGLESVLGV, encoded by the coding sequence ATGACACGGGTCGCGGTGCTGGGCGCCAAGGGGCGCATGGGGTCCGAAGCGGTGCGCGCGCTGGAGGCGGCCGACGGGCTGGAGGTCGTGGCGCAGATCGACGTGGGCGACGATCTCGACCTGATCGCCGCCGCCGGTGCCGAGGTGGCCCTGGACCTGACCCAGCCCGACGTCGCGCTCGACCACGTGCTCTGGTGCATCGAGCACGGCGTCCACGTGGTCGTCGGCACCTCCGGCTTCGACGACACCCGCGTCGCGACCGTCGGTGGACGACTGGGCGCGAGCCCCGAGGTCGAGGTGCTCGTGGTGCCGAACTTCTCCGTGGGAGCGGTGCTGATGATGCGCTTCGCCGCGGTGGCGGCGCCGTTCTTCGAGTCCGTCGAGGTCATCGAGATGCACCACCCCGACAAGGTCGACGCGCCCTCGGGCACCGCGACCCGCACGGCCGAGATGATCGCCGAGGCGCGGCGGGCCGCCGGGTCGCCCGAGCTGCCCGACGCCACCACCACCGATCCGGGTGGCGCCCGCGGGGGCGTCGTGGCGGGCATCCCCGTGCACGCCGTTCGTGCCCGGGGGTTCGTCGCCTCGCAGGAGGTGCTCCTCGGTGGCGTGGGGGAGTCGTTGACCGTCCGGCACGACTCGCACGACCGGGCCTCGTTCATGCCGGGTGTGGTCGCAGCGGTGCGTGCCGTCGGCGCGCGCCCGGGCGTCACCGTCGGGCTCGAGTCGGTCCTCGGCGTCTGA
- a CDS encoding GNAT family N-acetyltransferase encodes MPTADVSARLAWPDDARAIAGVQLAAWQHDRLLPDGVPPIEVDDHAARWEATLTRSPEARFRVLVGLERASVRGVVVVHPSTDPDADPVVDGEIGELLVHPDHRSAGHGSRLVQAAVDTLVADGFTRARWWIMAADDARRAFAESAGWAADGAHRTLEDGAGHTVKQVRLHTALS; translated from the coding sequence GTGCCCACCGCCGACGTCAGCGCCCGGTTGGCCTGGCCCGACGACGCCCGGGCGATCGCCGGGGTCCAGCTCGCCGCGTGGCAGCACGACCGCCTCCTGCCGGACGGTGTGCCACCGATCGAGGTCGACGACCATGCCGCACGGTGGGAGGCCACCCTGACCCGCTCACCCGAGGCCCGCTTCCGCGTGCTGGTCGGTCTGGAGCGGGCGTCCGTGCGCGGGGTCGTGGTCGTGCACCCCAGTACCGACCCCGACGCCGACCCCGTGGTGGACGGCGAGATCGGTGAGCTGCTGGTGCACCCGGACCATCGTTCCGCGGGGCATGGCTCCCGTCTGGTGCAGGCCGCGGTCGACACACTTGTCGCGGACGGGTTCACCCGCGCCCGCTGGTGGATCATGGCCGCGGACGACGCCCGTCGCGCCTTCGCCGAGAGCGCGGGCTGGGCCGCCGACGGAGCCCACCGCACGCTCGAGGACGGCGCCGGTCACACCGTCAAGCAGGTCCGCCTGCACACCGCCCTGAGCTGA
- a CDS encoding thymidylate synthase translates to MQAYLDIIRRILDEGVEKSDRTGTGTLSVFGHQTRYDLRAGFPLVTTKRIHLPSVVGELLWFVSGDTNTAFLREHGVTIWDEWADENGDLGPVYGHQWRSWPTPSGQHVDQLAAVVQQLGVDPDSRRHLVSAWNVADLDAMALAPCHALFQFYVEPRTDGPGRLSCQLYQRSADVFLGVPFNIASYALLTHMVAQVAGLEVGDFVHTLGDAHLYLNHLDQAREQLTRAPRPLPDLWLDPQVDSIDGFGFDSIKVTGYDPHPSIKAPIAV, encoded by the coding sequence ATGCAGGCGTACCTGGACATCATCCGGAGGATCCTCGACGAGGGGGTCGAGAAGAGCGACCGCACCGGCACGGGGACGCTGAGCGTGTTCGGCCACCAGACCCGCTACGACCTGCGGGCCGGGTTCCCGCTGGTCACCACCAAGCGGATCCACCTGCCGTCGGTGGTCGGCGAGCTGCTGTGGTTCGTGTCCGGCGACACCAACACCGCCTTCCTGCGCGAGCACGGCGTCACGATCTGGGACGAGTGGGCCGACGAGAACGGTGACCTCGGCCCGGTGTACGGACACCAGTGGCGGTCGTGGCCCACACCGTCGGGCCAGCACGTCGACCAGCTGGCCGCGGTGGTCCAGCAGCTCGGTGTCGACCCGGACTCGCGCCGCCATCTCGTCAGCGCCTGGAACGTCGCCGACCTCGACGCCATGGCCCTGGCCCCGTGCCACGCCCTGTTCCAGTTCTACGTCGAGCCCCGCACCGACGGGCCGGGCCGGTTGTCCTGCCAGCTGTACCAGCGCTCGGCGGACGTGTTCCTGGGCGTGCCGTTCAACATCGCCTCCTACGCCCTGCTGACGCACATGGTGGCGCAGGTCGCCGGGCTGGAGGTCGGTGACTTCGTCCACACGCTCGGCGACGCGCACCTGTACCTCAACCACCTCGACCAGGCGCGTGAGCAGCTGACCCGTGCGCCACGGCCGCTGCCGGACCTCTGGCTGGACCCGCAGGTCGACTCGATCGACGGCTTCGGCTTCGACTCGATCAAGGTGACGGGCTACGACCCGCACCCGTCGATCAAGGCTCCGATCGCCGTATGA
- a CDS encoding dihydrofolate reductase has product MTLTLVVAMGTNRVIGAEGALPWHLPEDLAHFKQITHGHPLVMGRATYESIGRPLPGRTTIVVTRQPGWSAPGVEVAHSVEDAVHRAAALDDQAFLVGGAQVYAEALDRDLVDTMVVTEVHAAPDGDTFFPPVDPAGWREVAREHRTGFDVVTHQRR; this is encoded by the coding sequence GTGACCCTCACCCTGGTCGTGGCGATGGGGACCAACCGCGTCATCGGCGCCGAGGGTGCGCTGCCCTGGCACCTGCCCGAGGACCTGGCCCACTTCAAGCAGATCACGCACGGTCACCCCCTGGTGATGGGACGGGCCACCTACGAGTCGATCGGCCGCCCGCTCCCGGGGCGGACCACCATCGTCGTCACGCGCCAGCCGGGCTGGTCCGCGCCGGGGGTCGAGGTCGCCCACTCGGTCGAGGACGCCGTGCACCGGGCGGCGGCGCTGGACGACCAGGCCTTCCTGGTCGGCGGGGCCCAGGTGTACGCCGAGGCCCTCGACCGCGACCTGGTCGACACGATGGTCGTCACCGAGGTGCACGCCGCGCCGGACGGCGACACCTTCTTCCCGCCGGTCGACCCCGCCGGCTGGCGCGAGGTCGCGCGCGAGCACCGCACCGGGTTCGACGTCGTCACCCACCAGCGGCGCTGA
- a CDS encoding VOC family protein — translation MAHGDITHVDIPVSDMQRATGFYSALFGWQIEEYPGFEGYPMWRAPNQLSGGGLAPREDSFTQPRSTVEVDSIDETLALAEARGGRVLVGRSPISETSWFAVLEDPDGNHIGLYEGTTDTGGS, via the coding sequence ATGGCCCACGGAGACATCACACACGTCGACATCCCGGTCAGTGACATGCAGCGCGCGACCGGGTTCTACTCCGCACTCTTCGGGTGGCAGATCGAGGAGTACCCGGGCTTCGAGGGCTATCCCATGTGGCGCGCCCCGAACCAGCTCTCGGGCGGAGGTCTGGCGCCTCGGGAGGACTCGTTCACCCAGCCACGCTCCACCGTCGAGGTCGACTCCATCGACGAGACGCTCGCGTTGGCCGAGGCTCGCGGGGGCCGGGTGCTGGTCGGTCGGTCGCCGATCTCGGAGACCAGCTGGTTCGCGGTCCTGGAGGACCCCGACGGCAACCACATCGGTCTCTACGAGGGAACGACCGACACCGGCGGGTCCTGA
- a CDS encoding thioesterase family protein, translating to MSSTEPTSDEDVYLVDTTSTARTPGVRDLVMTDRWNTPIERPNGGYVLAAMLRGTGDELGVPHDPLYAAISYLGPPSVGPATIEVEPVKQGRRVVTASTRLLQDGRLVAVMTSGFGPREDERTTELGSPPALPAPDQCLDPSDHGGPTGGLFDRVDHRFATVPGWSTGAPSGDPAHDLWQRLAGGRTIDAYALGFLVDSAPPPVMELGEMASMTVQLTVHFHRRPTPGWIATRLSTRHLVTGFHEEDCELWDESGRLVAQSRQLAILG from the coding sequence ATGAGCAGCACCGAGCCCACCTCCGACGAGGACGTCTACCTGGTCGACACGACCTCCACCGCGCGCACCCCCGGCGTCCGCGACCTGGTGATGACGGACCGGTGGAACACCCCGATCGAGCGGCCCAACGGCGGGTACGTGCTGGCGGCCATGCTGCGGGGAACCGGGGACGAGCTGGGGGTCCCGCACGACCCGCTCTACGCGGCGATCTCCTACCTCGGTCCCCCGTCCGTCGGGCCGGCGACCATCGAGGTCGAACCGGTCAAGCAGGGGCGTCGGGTCGTCACGGCCTCGACCCGGTTGCTGCAGGATGGTCGGCTGGTCGCCGTGATGACCTCCGGATTCGGGCCCCGGGAGGACGAGCGCACCACCGAGCTCGGATCCCCTCCGGCCCTGCCGGCGCCCGACCAGTGCCTGGACCCCTCCGACCACGGGGGGCCAACCGGCGGGCTGTTCGACCGGGTGGACCACCGGTTCGCCACCGTGCCCGGCTGGTCGACGGGCGCCCCCAGCGGTGATCCTGCCCACGACCTGTGGCAGCGGTTGGCCGGTGGACGCACGATCGACGCCTACGCCCTGGGCTTCCTGGTCGACTCCGCACCGCCGCCGGTCATGGAGCTCGGCGAGATGGCCTCGATGACCGTGCAGCTGACGGTGCACTTCCATCGTCGGCCGACGCCGGGGTGGATCGCGACCCGCCTCTCGACCCGTCACCTCGTCACCGGGTTCCACGAGGAGGACTGTGAGCTGTGGGACGAGTCCGGCCGCCTCGTGGCCCAGAGCCGGCAGCTGGCGATCCTCGGCTGA
- the dapA gene encoding 4-hydroxy-tetrahydrodipicolinate synthase translates to MTSPLAGPAAPFGRVLTAMVTPFTPDGAQDLATAQKVATYLVDAGNDGLVVSGTTGESPTTTIAEDGRLLAAVLEAVGDRATVVAGVGTNDTRHSVELAEQARRTGAHGLLVVTPYYSRPPQRGIVAHVRQVARAGGDVPIMLYDIPGRTGVQLSEDTYREFTADPTVVAMKDAVGDLERGAWIMSETGLAVYSGDDALNLGWLAIGAAGVVSVVGHAAAADYAAMVRAVDAGDLPAARAINTRLVPAVRALMTTSQGAMTAKVALQLLGVLEHATVRSPLPPATDDEIAAIRAGLVAAHLLEA, encoded by the coding sequence ATGACGTCCCCCCTCGCCGGCCCGGCCGCGCCGTTCGGTCGCGTGCTGACCGCCATGGTCACGCCGTTCACGCCAGACGGGGCGCAGGACCTCGCCACCGCCCAGAAGGTCGCCACCTACCTGGTCGACGCCGGCAACGACGGGCTCGTCGTCAGTGGCACCACGGGGGAGTCGCCCACGACGACCATCGCCGAGGACGGCCGCCTGCTGGCGGCGGTCCTCGAGGCCGTCGGTGACCGCGCGACGGTCGTCGCCGGCGTCGGCACCAACGACACCCGTCACTCCGTCGAGCTGGCCGAGCAGGCGCGGCGCACCGGCGCCCACGGGCTGCTGGTCGTGACGCCGTACTACAGCAGGCCGCCGCAGCGCGGCATCGTCGCCCACGTGCGCCAGGTGGCCCGGGCCGGGGGCGACGTGCCGATCATGCTGTACGACATCCCCGGGCGGACCGGGGTCCAGCTCTCCGAGGACACCTACCGCGAGTTCACCGCTGACCCGACCGTCGTGGCCATGAAGGACGCCGTGGGCGACCTGGAGCGGGGAGCCTGGATCATGTCCGAGACCGGTCTCGCGGTCTACTCCGGTGACGACGCCCTCAACCTCGGGTGGCTGGCGATCGGTGCGGCAGGCGTCGTGAGTGTCGTGGGCCATGCGGCCGCGGCCGACTACGCCGCCATGGTGCGTGCGGTCGACGCCGGCGACCTGCCGGCCGCGCGGGCCATCAACACCCGTCTGGTCCCGGCCGTGCGGGCCCTGATGACCACCTCCCAGGGCGCGATGACCGCCAAGGTCGCCCTGCAGCTCCTCGGTGTGCTGGAGCACGCCACCGTACGATCCCCTCTTCCCCCGGCGACCGACGACGAGATCGCGGCGATCCGCGCCGGTCTCGTGGCCGCCCACCTCCTGGAGGCCTGA
- a CDS encoding ribonuclease J gives MSHLHLELDPPPPLPEHGLRVFALGGLGEIGRNMTVFEYDGKLLVVDCGVLFPEEHHPGVDLILPDFGPIRDRLDDIVAVVLTHGHEDHIGGLPYLLRERGNIPVAGSQLTLAFLDPKLKEHRLKEVPKHIVSEGDIETFGPFECEFVAVNHSIPDALAVAIRTPAGVVLHTGDFKMDQLPLDGRITDLRAFARLGEAGVDLFLTDSTNADVPGFTTSERNITPAIEAVFARSTKRIIVASFASHIHRVQQVLDTAVKYDRKVAYVGRSMVRNMQIARDLGYLKVPDGVVVDKIDAAPPERMVLMSTGSQGEPMAALSRMANNSHPQVSLEPGDTVLLASSLIPGNENAIYRVIDGLTKLGAKVVHKGNALVHVSGHASAGELLYCYNIVQPTNVMPVHGEIRHLHANGALATQTGVPNVLLAEDGYVVDLVDGHASITGAFDCGYVYVDGSSVGDISDSDLKDRRVLGEEGFISVVVVVDSTSGKIVTGPEIHARGIAEDDSVFDEVRSKIVVDLERAMADGTRDARQLEQTVRRTLGSYAGRRLRRRPMIVPIVLEA, from the coding sequence ATGAGTCACCTGCACCTCGAGCTGGACCCGCCCCCGCCGCTGCCCGAGCACGGGCTGCGCGTGTTCGCCCTCGGCGGCCTCGGCGAGATCGGTCGCAACATGACGGTCTTCGAGTACGACGGCAAGCTGCTGGTCGTCGACTGCGGGGTGCTGTTCCCCGAGGAGCACCATCCCGGCGTCGACCTGATCCTGCCGGACTTCGGCCCCATCCGGGACCGTCTGGACGACATCGTCGCCGTGGTGCTGACCCACGGGCACGAGGACCACATCGGCGGTCTGCCGTACCTGCTGCGCGAGCGGGGGAACATCCCGGTCGCCGGGTCCCAGCTGACGCTGGCCTTCCTCGACCCCAAGCTCAAGGAGCACCGGCTCAAGGAGGTGCCCAAGCACATCGTGTCCGAGGGCGACATCGAGACCTTCGGGCCGTTCGAGTGCGAGTTCGTCGCGGTCAACCACTCCATCCCGGACGCCCTGGCGGTCGCCATCCGCACCCCTGCGGGGGTCGTCCTGCACACCGGCGACTTCAAGATGGACCAGCTGCCGCTCGACGGACGCATCACCGACCTGCGGGCGTTCGCCCGGCTGGGCGAGGCCGGTGTCGACCTGTTCCTCACCGACTCGACCAACGCCGACGTGCCCGGCTTCACCACCTCCGAGCGCAACATCACGCCCGCGATCGAGGCGGTGTTCGCCCGCAGCACCAAGCGCATCATCGTGGCCTCCTTCGCCTCGCACATCCACCGGGTCCAGCAGGTCCTCGACACCGCGGTGAAGTACGACCGCAAGGTCGCCTACGTGGGCCGGTCGATGGTGCGCAACATGCAGATCGCCCGCGACCTGGGGTACCTCAAGGTGCCCGACGGCGTCGTCGTCGACAAGATCGACGCGGCTCCGCCGGAGCGGATGGTGCTGATGTCGACCGGTTCGCAGGGCGAGCCCATGGCCGCGCTGTCCCGGATGGCCAACAACAGCCACCCCCAGGTCAGCCTCGAGCCCGGCGACACGGTCCTGCTCGCGTCCTCGCTGATCCCCGGCAACGAGAACGCCATCTACCGGGTCATCGACGGACTGACCAAGCTCGGTGCCAAGGTCGTGCACAAGGGCAATGCCCTGGTGCACGTCTCCGGTCACGCATCGGCCGGCGAGCTGCTCTACTGCTACAACATCGTGCAGCCCACCAACGTCATGCCGGTGCACGGCGAGATCCGCCACCTGCACGCCAACGGTGCCCTCGCGACCCAGACCGGTGTCCCGAACGTGCTGCTCGCGGAGGACGGCTACGTGGTCGACCTCGTCGACGGGCACGCCTCCATCACCGGTGCCTTCGACTGCGGCTACGTGTACGTCGACGGGTCGTCGGTGGGCGACATCTCCGACTCCGACCTGAAGGACCGTCGCGTCCTCGGCGAGGAGGGGTTCATCTCCGTCGTCGTGGTCGTGGACTCCACCTCGGGCAAGATCGTCACCGGACCGGAGATCCACGCCCGTGGCATCGCCGAGGACGACTCGGTCTTCGACGAGGTCAGGTCCAAGATCGTGGTCGACCTCGAGCGTGCGATGGCTGACGGCACCCGCGACGCCCGCCAGCTCGAGCAGACCGTGCGCCGCACCCTCGGGTCGTACGCCGGTCGCCGGCTGCGGCGTCGGCCGATGATCGTGCCCATCGTCCTGGAGGCCTGA